One Phycisphaera mikurensis NBRC 102666 DNA window includes the following coding sequences:
- a CDS encoding DEAD/DEAH box helicase gives MRPMQEKVWQRRGEPYLLIKSPPASGKSRALMFVALDKLHRQGLKQAIVLVPTRDIGASFGSVPLSAHGFFADWEVRPRWNLCDAPGPEDSGGKVDAFGAFLASEDRVLVCTHATFRFAVDKLGVEALDGRLVAVDEFHHVSASPDNRLGEQVRALIERDEAHLVAMTGSYFRGDAAAVLTPEDEARFETVTYTYHEQLAGYTHLKHLDIGFCFYTGRYADDVAAVLDPDKKTIVHIPNVNARESMGDKVKEVEHILSELGEFDGVDPATGFLLMKRPDGRVLRVADLVDDDPARRNRVAAALASERIRDRDFVDLIIALGMAKEGFDWIWCEHVLTIGYRASLTEVVQIIGRATRDAPGKARARFTNLIAEPDASEVAVIEAVNDTLKAIAASLLMEQVLAPKFEFRPKNSGPVDGLDYGERGYAEGGNNIGVDPTTGAVQIEIAGLKEPASKEAKRVCREDVHELIAAFVQDRESVERGMFDEELVPEEITQLRQGKIVRERYPQLDAGDQEAVRQQAVAALNLLQEGKRRGRQAAGEASGEETPNTALIDGLRKLAVDVKDLDIDLVDAINPFRQAYEVLAKSLNEGTLTRVKAAITAKKSSLSEEEARALMQRAVAFKKQRGVPPSATSPDPWERRMAEGVAFMARLQRERARATA, from the coding sequence ATGCGGCCGATGCAGGAGAAGGTGTGGCAGCGGCGCGGGGAGCCGTACCTCCTGATCAAGAGCCCGCCGGCCAGCGGCAAGAGCCGGGCGCTCATGTTCGTCGCGCTCGACAAGCTGCACCGGCAGGGGCTCAAGCAGGCGATCGTGCTGGTGCCCACGCGGGACATCGGGGCGTCGTTCGGCTCCGTCCCGCTGTCCGCGCATGGGTTCTTCGCGGACTGGGAGGTGCGGCCGCGGTGGAACCTGTGCGACGCGCCGGGGCCGGAGGACAGCGGGGGCAAGGTCGACGCGTTCGGGGCGTTCCTCGCCAGCGAGGACCGGGTGCTGGTGTGCACGCACGCGACGTTCCGCTTCGCGGTCGACAAGCTGGGGGTGGAGGCGCTGGACGGGCGGCTGGTGGCGGTGGACGAGTTCCACCACGTCTCGGCGAGCCCGGACAACCGGCTGGGCGAGCAGGTCCGGGCGTTGATCGAGCGCGACGAGGCCCACCTCGTCGCGATGACGGGCTCTTACTTCCGGGGGGACGCGGCGGCGGTGCTGACGCCCGAGGATGAGGCGAGGTTCGAAACGGTCACCTACACGTACCACGAGCAGCTCGCCGGGTACACGCACCTGAAGCACCTGGACATCGGGTTCTGCTTCTACACCGGCCGCTACGCGGACGACGTGGCGGCGGTGCTGGACCCGGACAAGAAGACGATCGTCCACATCCCCAACGTGAACGCGCGGGAATCGATGGGCGACAAGGTCAAGGAGGTGGAGCACATCCTCTCGGAGCTGGGCGAATTCGACGGCGTCGACCCCGCGACCGGCTTCCTGCTCATGAAGCGGCCGGACGGGCGGGTGCTTCGCGTGGCCGACCTGGTGGACGACGACCCCGCCAGACGCAACCGCGTGGCGGCGGCGTTGGCGAGCGAGCGGATCCGAGACCGCGACTTCGTGGACCTCATCATCGCCCTGGGCATGGCCAAGGAGGGCTTCGACTGGATCTGGTGCGAGCACGTGCTGACGATCGGGTACCGGGCGAGCCTGACCGAGGTGGTGCAGATCATCGGGCGGGCCACCCGCGACGCCCCCGGCAAGGCCCGCGCCCGCTTCACGAACCTGATCGCCGAGCCCGACGCCAGCGAGGTGGCGGTGATCGAGGCGGTCAACGACACGCTCAAGGCGATCGCGGCGAGCCTGCTGATGGAGCAGGTGCTGGCGCCGAAGTTCGAGTTCAGGCCCAAGAACAGCGGGCCGGTGGACGGGCTGGATTACGGCGAGCGCGGCTACGCGGAGGGCGGCAACAACATCGGCGTGGACCCGACCACCGGGGCGGTGCAGATTGAGATCGCCGGGCTCAAGGAGCCGGCCTCCAAGGAGGCCAAGCGGGTGTGCCGGGAGGACGTGCACGAGCTGATCGCCGCCTTCGTGCAGGACAGAGAGAGCGTGGAGCGCGGGATGTTCGACGAGGAGCTGGTGCCCGAGGAGATCACGCAGCTGCGGCAGGGCAAGATCGTCCGCGAGCGCTACCCGCAGCTGGACGCGGGAGACCAGGAGGCGGTGCGGCAGCAGGCGGTGGCGGCGCTGAACCTGCTGCAGGAGGGCAAGCGGCGGGGGCGGCAGGCGGCTGGAGAAGCGAGCGGCGAAGAGACGCCGAACACGGCGCTGATCGACGGCCTCCGCAAGCTGGCGGTGGACGTGAAGGACCTGGACATCGACCTGGTGGACGCCATCAACCCCTTCCGGCAGGCCTACGAGGTGCTCGCCAAGAGCCTCAACGAGGGGACGCTCACGCGGGTGAAAGCGGCGATCACGGCGAAGAAGAGCTCGCTCTCGGAGGAGGAGGCGCGTGCGCTGATGCAGCGGGCGGTCGCGTTCAAGAAGCAGCGGGGCGTGCCGCCGTCGGCGACCTCACCGGACCCGTGGGAGCGGCGGATGGCCGAGGGCGTGGCGTTCATGGCGCGGCTGCAGAGGGAGAGAGCCCGTGCCACCGCCTGA
- a CDS encoding helix-turn-helix domain-containing protein has protein sequence MEGFSGFNPAMLTAAREAQRLTQTALARLLGVSQPLVARWEAAGHTEAGDREPDLVQRRALAEALRVHPRLFAQPGSAARASESEYFHRAFAKARRTDVKAAHARCGLIELQADRLLDLEGAPEDRIPEIDPENHAGDAEKIAGWARTRMGLAPGPVDNLVRTVEDCGGLVIDHDLEIDNVDALCHWRPGLPKLFFLNGNRPGDRMRLSLAHELGHTVMHLGRDTELKLAEEQAQRFAAAFLLPSADFRPDLTFRLDLSRLMTLKRKWRVSMQAIAYRAHQLGAIDQTRFRSLFQQISRKGWRKTEPVEVRRESPMAFKRLLRAHVDAGFTREDLAMLLLVPPARVDEMLVDASSPDWEDGGVRLRLAR, from the coding sequence ATGGAAGGCTTCAGCGGCTTCAACCCCGCCATGCTCACCGCTGCGCGGGAGGCGCAGCGCCTCACGCAGACGGCGCTGGCCCGTCTCCTCGGCGTGAGCCAGCCGCTGGTCGCCCGCTGGGAGGCCGCCGGGCACACCGAGGCGGGTGATCGGGAGCCGGACCTCGTCCAGCGGCGGGCGCTCGCCGAGGCGTTGCGGGTCCACCCCCGCCTCTTCGCCCAGCCCGGCAGCGCCGCCCGGGCCAGCGAGAGCGAGTACTTCCACCGAGCCTTCGCCAAAGCGCGTCGGACCGACGTGAAGGCCGCGCACGCCCGCTGCGGCCTCATCGAGCTGCAGGCCGACCGCCTGCTCGACCTTGAGGGAGCCCCCGAGGACCGGATCCCCGAGATCGACCCCGAGAACCACGCCGGCGACGCCGAGAAGATCGCCGGCTGGGCCCGCACCCGCATGGGCCTGGCCCCCGGCCCGGTCGACAACCTCGTCCGGACCGTCGAGGACTGCGGCGGCCTGGTGATCGACCACGACCTGGAGATCGACAACGTCGACGCCCTGTGCCACTGGCGGCCCGGCCTCCCGAAGCTCTTCTTCCTGAACGGCAACCGGCCCGGCGACCGGATGCGGCTGAGCCTCGCGCACGAGCTGGGCCACACCGTCATGCACCTGGGCCGCGACACGGAGTTGAAGCTGGCCGAGGAGCAGGCGCAGCGTTTCGCCGCTGCCTTCCTCCTGCCCTCCGCCGACTTCCGGCCGGACCTCACCTTCCGGCTGGACCTCTCGCGGCTGATGACGCTCAAGCGGAAGTGGCGGGTGTCGATGCAGGCGATCGCGTACCGAGCCCACCAGCTCGGCGCCATCGACCAGACCCGCTTCCGCTCGCTCTTCCAGCAGATCTCCCGCAAGGGCTGGCGGAAGACCGAGCCGGTCGAGGTCCGGCGGGAGTCGCCGATGGCCTTCAAGCGGCTGCTGCGCGCCCACGTGGACGCCGGCTTCACCCGCGAGGATCTCGCCATGCTGCTGCTCGTGCCCCCGGCCCGGGTGGACGAGATGCTCGTGGACGCCTCCTCGCCCGACTGGGAGGATGGCGGCGTCCGGTTGCGGCTAGCACGCTGA
- a CDS encoding class I SAM-dependent DNA methyltransferase: protein MNAVEIEEAVEQLVERIAAEGFDAEAFPFEFLEAFGNPRTTIDRLRAGGKSSTNRSDVPGGVLQTKNIHLATAAPWETAEKLQELLDSPETAKRNCKFVLATDGETVEAESLTPDGAGETLACPLAELPERFGFFLELAGIRTVPAIRENAFDVKATGRLNKLYVELLRENPDWGEEARREDMNHFMARLIFCFFAEDTRIFGDDQFTGAVRTLSERDGSNVHEVLANCFLAMDSPLDAEARRAAGVRPYAMGFPYVNGGLFAGGGDPDSVPRFGQTARSYLLHIGGLDWTKINPDIFGSMIQAVAGEEDRARLGMHYTSVPNILKVLNPLFLDSLREKLKDATEPKVRPQALRWLRKRLSRIRVFDPACGSGNFLVIAYKQLREIEAKINENLGEAERQSEIPLTNFRGIEIRHFAAEVARLALIIAEYQADVLHRGQLLALADFLPLGKENWIVHGNALRLDWQRVCPPSGQEASASPTDLLSRAEGGEIDFENEGGETYICGNPPYLGKGKLSASNREDLRNIFQGRIRNFGYIDLVGAWFIKASDYCRRVDSAAALVSTNSVVMGRQAADLWPAVLAEGVKIHFAYESFWWSNMAARNAAVSVVIVGLASNDDTPCILYNNDEERHVEAISHYLTAGDAPLVTARSDTLSSDLPTMILGNKPNDGRALRVSAASRREVISADAAADGFLRPFYGSDEFNGGVVNYSIWVDDADLEDALTCSAIGSRIELCRKKRLAFKDSSNRQLAKRPHQMREHVSSTESTIIVPISTSEKRQYIPAGILPAKTVVSSQAFALHDAGTWALSVINSRLHLAWVAAIGGKFKIDYRYSNDLGWNTFPVPELTEQNKADLTACAEAILLAREAHWPATIAQMYDPEAMDRDYPDLRQAHDRNDETLERIYLGRRFRNDTERLEHLFARYTEMTAAESNP from the coding sequence ATGAACGCCGTCGAGATCGAGGAAGCCGTCGAGCAGCTGGTGGAGCGGATCGCCGCGGAGGGGTTCGACGCGGAGGCGTTCCCGTTCGAGTTCCTGGAGGCCTTCGGCAACCCGCGGACCACGATCGACCGGCTGCGGGCCGGCGGCAAGAGCTCCACCAACCGCAGCGACGTGCCCGGCGGCGTGCTGCAGACCAAGAACATCCACCTCGCAACGGCTGCGCCGTGGGAGACGGCGGAGAAGCTTCAGGAGCTGCTGGACTCGCCCGAGACGGCCAAGCGCAACTGCAAGTTCGTGCTCGCCACCGACGGCGAGACGGTCGAAGCGGAAAGCCTCACGCCGGACGGCGCGGGCGAGACCCTGGCCTGCCCGCTCGCGGAGCTGCCGGAGCGATTTGGCTTCTTCCTGGAGCTCGCGGGCATCCGCACGGTGCCGGCGATCCGCGAGAACGCCTTCGACGTGAAGGCCACCGGGCGGCTGAACAAGCTCTACGTCGAGCTGCTGCGCGAGAACCCCGACTGGGGCGAGGAAGCCCGCCGCGAGGACATGAACCACTTCATGGCCCGCCTGATCTTCTGCTTCTTCGCCGAGGACACCCGCATCTTCGGCGACGACCAGTTCACCGGCGCCGTCCGCACCCTGAGCGAGCGGGACGGCTCCAACGTGCACGAGGTGCTGGCGAACTGCTTCCTCGCGATGGACTCTCCGCTGGACGCCGAGGCCCGCCGGGCCGCCGGCGTCCGGCCGTACGCCATGGGCTTCCCGTACGTGAACGGCGGCCTGTTCGCCGGCGGCGGCGACCCCGACTCCGTGCCCCGCTTCGGCCAGACCGCCCGCAGCTACCTCCTGCACATCGGCGGGCTGGACTGGACCAAGATCAACCCGGACATCTTCGGCTCGATGATCCAGGCCGTCGCCGGCGAGGAGGACCGGGCCCGGCTGGGCATGCACTACACCAGCGTGCCCAACATCCTGAAGGTGCTCAACCCGCTCTTTTTGGATTCGCTCCGCGAAAAGCTGAAGGACGCGACCGAGCCGAAGGTCCGGCCGCAGGCGCTGCGGTGGCTCCGCAAGCGGCTGTCGCGGATCCGCGTCTTCGACCCCGCCTGCGGCAGCGGCAACTTCCTCGTCATCGCCTACAAGCAGCTCCGCGAGATCGAGGCGAAGATCAACGAAAACCTCGGCGAAGCCGAGCGCCAAAGCGAGATCCCACTCACGAACTTCCGCGGCATCGAGATCCGCCACTTCGCCGCCGAGGTCGCCCGCCTCGCGCTGATCATCGCCGAGTACCAGGCCGACGTCCTCCACCGCGGCCAGCTGCTCGCCCTCGCCGACTTCCTGCCCCTGGGCAAGGAGAACTGGATCGTCCACGGGAACGCGCTGCGGCTGGACTGGCAGCGCGTCTGCCCGCCGAGCGGGCAGGAGGCGTCGGCTTCGCCGACCGACCTGCTGTCGCGGGCCGAGGGCGGGGAGATCGACTTCGAGAACGAGGGCGGGGAGACGTACATCTGCGGGAATCCGCCGTATCTGGGCAAGGGCAAGCTCTCCGCGAGCAACCGCGAGGATCTTCGGAATATCTTCCAAGGCCGCATCCGAAACTTTGGCTATATCGATCTAGTCGGAGCTTGGTTCATCAAGGCGTCCGATTACTGCCGCAGAGTTGATTCGGCAGCTGCATTGGTCTCAACCAACTCCGTCGTAATGGGACGGCAAGCTGCCGACCTGTGGCCTGCCGTGCTCGCCGAAGGTGTCAAGATTCATTTTGCTTACGAGAGCTTCTGGTGGTCGAACATGGCTGCCAGAAATGCCGCAGTCAGCGTCGTCATCGTGGGGCTTGCGAGCAACGATGACACGCCGTGCATCCTCTACAATAACGACGAGGAAAGGCACGTCGAAGCGATCTCTCACTATCTCACCGCGGGCGATGCGCCATTAGTCACGGCCCGGAGCGATACTCTTTCTAGTGATCTTCCGACGATGATTCTCGGCAACAAGCCGAACGATGGAAGAGCGCTGCGGGTGAGCGCAGCATCCCGCCGCGAAGTGATAAGTGCAGACGCCGCAGCCGACGGCTTTCTGCGTCCTTTCTACGGATCGGACGAGTTCAATGGCGGCGTGGTCAACTACTCGATCTGGGTAGACGACGCTGATCTCGAGGATGCTCTCACATGCTCAGCTATCGGATCACGGATTGAGCTCTGCAGAAAGAAGCGGCTCGCGTTCAAGGACTCTTCCAACCGGCAGCTCGCCAAGCGTCCACACCAAATGCGCGAACATGTATCGTCCACGGAATCTACCATCATCGTTCCCATCAGTACATCAGAGAAGAGGCAGTACATCCCCGCGGGAATCTTGCCCGCCAAGACGGTCGTCTCCAGCCAAGCATTTGCGCTGCATGACGCGGGAACGTGGGCGCTGAGCGTCATCAATTCACGCCTTCACCTGGCCTGGGTCGCAGCAATTGGAGGCAAGTTCAAGATCGACTACCGCTACTCGAACGACCTCGGCTGGAACACCTTCCCCGTCCCCGAGCTGACGGAGCAGAACAAGGCCGACCTCACGGCTTGCGCCGAGGCCATCCTGCTCGCCCGCGAGGCCCACTGGCCCGCGACGATTGCGCAGATGTACGACCCCGAGGCCATGGACCGCGACTACCCCGACCTCCGCCAAGCCCACGACCGCAACGACGAAACCCTCGAACGCATCTACCTCGGCCGCCGCTTCCGCAACGACACCGAACGCCTCGAACACCTCTTCGCCCGCTACACCGAGATGACCGCCGCGGAATCCAACCCGTAG
- a CDS encoding globin → MPLGEAEVFDALGPGGFGPLVAAFYRRVRADDLLGPMYPPGEWAQAEWRLRAFLDQRFGGPMAYSERRGHPRLRMRHAPFAIGEPERDRWLALMAAAMEEVAVSDAVTEVVAPFFLMVAEGMRNR, encoded by the coding sequence ATGCCTCTGGGCGAAGCCGAAGTTTTCGACGCCCTGGGCCCCGGGGGCTTCGGCCCGCTGGTCGCGGCCTTCTACCGGCGCGTCCGCGCGGACGACCTGCTCGGGCCGATGTACCCGCCGGGCGAGTGGGCGCAGGCCGAGTGGCGGCTGAGGGCGTTCCTCGACCAACGCTTCGGCGGGCCGATGGCGTATTCCGAGCGGCGGGGCCACCCGCGCCTGCGGATGCGGCACGCGCCCTTCGCCATCGGCGAGCCCGAGCGGGACCGGTGGCTGGCGCTGATGGCGGCGGCCATGGAGGAGGTCGCCGTGAGCGACGCGGTGACGGAGGTTGTCGCGCCCTTCTTCCTGATGGTCGCCGAGGGCATGCGCAACCGGTGA
- the rsfS gene encoding ribosome silencing factor has translation MPAPRFTTAAEEGPAVADDEIPSDPQPILKRSDEETAEARAFALEAATLAHDRRCEDVICFDVRGQSALTDFVVVATGTSDRQMRTVAAEFQQLGRDRGFERYGGEEDKLTTWVVADFVGVVVHLFEPETRAHYDLEMLWGDAPTLDIPGAEASGPLKPYPGDG, from the coding sequence ATGCCCGCACCCCGATTCACCACCGCCGCGGAGGAAGGCCCCGCCGTGGCCGACGACGAGATCCCCTCCGACCCGCAGCCGATCCTCAAGCGGAGCGACGAGGAGACCGCCGAAGCCCGGGCCTTCGCCCTCGAGGCCGCCACGCTCGCCCACGACCGCCGCTGCGAGGACGTGATCTGCTTCGACGTGCGCGGGCAGTCGGCGCTGACCGACTTCGTGGTGGTCGCCACCGGCACCTCCGACCGCCAGATGCGGACGGTCGCGGCCGAGTTCCAGCAGCTCGGCAGAGACCGGGGCTTCGAGCGCTACGGCGGCGAGGAGGACAAGCTGACCACGTGGGTCGTCGCCGACTTCGTGGGCGTGGTGGTGCACCTCTTCGAGCCGGAGACGCGGGCCCACTACGACCTGGAGATGCTCTGGGGCGACGCTCCGACCCTGGACATCCCCGGGGCCGAGGCCTCCGGCCCGCTGAAGCCCTACCCCGGCGACGGCTGA
- a CDS encoding FliM/FliN family flagellar motor switch protein: MTASPSPRTLLALEVPVMVEIGRVRVALQDVLEWKPGTMIELPKAADEELELRINGLQVAEGTAVKVGETFGVRVQRTTLPGFPGGPDEGEGGGEGRGDAGAAA; this comes from the coding sequence ATGACCGCTTCGCCCTCGCCCCGCACGCTGCTCGCCCTGGAGGTCCCGGTGATGGTCGAGATCGGCCGCGTCCGGGTCGCCCTGCAGGACGTGCTCGAGTGGAAGCCCGGCACGATGATCGAGCTGCCCAAGGCCGCCGACGAGGAGCTGGAGCTGCGGATCAACGGCCTGCAAGTGGCCGAGGGCACCGCCGTCAAGGTCGGGGAGACCTTCGGGGTGCGGGTCCAGCGGACGACGCTGCCGGGCTTCCCCGGGGGGCCGGACGAAGGCGAGGGCGGGGGCGAGGGCCGGGGCGACGCCGGGGCCGCGGCGTAG
- a CDS encoding chorismate-binding protein has translation MTATCQPDAEAFEAAAAAARGRTPGVALRLPVVRRLLGDALTPVLAYRRLVRGERRLAPSFLLDSVTGGDTVGRYSFLGSRPVAEVIARGPVLEVRDHAAGTSASRPCDDPLRAMPALTRQLAPGRWVAPAGLPPFAGGWVGYAGYDTVRYTEPDALGPGPPDDRDLPDLHFQLYPELVAFDHAEGTLLLIGSAALPADRDASEAFSAAVRGLDALQERLLGGEPEPVATPPRHAAGRRGGHAAPDLGPSSLGAGGYQDAVRRVKEYVAAGDAFQVVPSQRFEVETAADPFDVYRALRAVNPSPYLFYLQAGGAVLVGSSPEILVKVVGGVAASRPLAGTRPRGRDAAEDDELSAQLRADPKDTAEHSMLVDLHRNDIGRVAEPGSVGLTELMAVERYSHVMHLSSEVRGRLREGVDAWEALRVSLPVGTVSGAPKVRAMQIIDELEPVKRGPYGGAVGHAGFNGDLDTCIALRTMVVLPPRRRGGPWRVHLQAGGGVVADSDPDAEHQETLNKAAGLLEAVRLAERLFGGSDPPPADDPAA, from the coding sequence ATGACCGCCACGTGCCAGCCCGACGCCGAAGCTTTCGAGGCCGCCGCCGCCGCGGCCCGCGGCCGGACGCCCGGCGTTGCACTCCGCCTCCCGGTGGTCCGCCGCCTCCTCGGCGACGCGTTGACGCCGGTGCTGGCCTACCGGCGGCTGGTTCGGGGCGAGCGCCGCCTGGCCCCGAGCTTCCTGCTGGACTCGGTGACCGGCGGGGACACCGTGGGGCGGTACAGCTTCCTGGGCAGCCGGCCCGTGGCGGAGGTGATCGCGCGGGGGCCGGTGCTGGAGGTGCGGGACCACGCCGCGGGCACCTCCGCGTCCCGGCCGTGCGACGACCCGCTGCGGGCGATGCCGGCGCTGACCCGGCAGCTCGCCCCGGGCCGCTGGGTCGCGCCCGCCGGCCTCCCGCCCTTCGCCGGGGGCTGGGTCGGCTACGCCGGCTACGACACGGTCCGCTACACCGAGCCCGACGCGCTCGGGCCGGGCCCGCCGGACGACCGGGACCTCCCCGACCTGCACTTCCAGCTCTACCCCGAGCTGGTCGCCTTCGACCACGCCGAGGGCACGCTGCTGCTGATCGGCTCCGCCGCGCTCCCCGCGGACCGCGACGCCTCGGAGGCGTTCTCGGCCGCGGTCCGCGGGCTGGACGCCCTCCAGGAGCGCCTGCTCGGCGGAGAGCCCGAGCCCGTCGCCACCCCGCCACGCCACGCCGCCGGCCGGCGTGGCGGCCACGCCGCGCCGGACCTGGGCCCGTCGTCGCTGGGGGCGGGGGGCTACCAGGACGCGGTCCGCCGCGTGAAGGAGTACGTCGCCGCCGGCGACGCCTTCCAGGTGGTGCCCAGCCAGCGCTTCGAGGTGGAGACGGCGGCCGACCCCTTCGACGTCTACCGGGCCCTGCGGGCGGTGAACCCCTCGCCCTACCTCTTCTACCTCCAGGCGGGCGGGGCCGTCCTGGTCGGCAGCTCGCCGGAGATCCTCGTGAAGGTCGTGGGCGGCGTCGCCGCCTCCCGCCCGCTCGCGGGCACCCGCCCGCGCGGGCGGGACGCCGCCGAGGACGACGAGCTGTCGGCCCAGCTGCGGGCCGATCCCAAGGACACCGCCGAGCACAGCATGCTCGTCGACCTGCACCGCAACGACATCGGCCGCGTCGCCGAGCCCGGCAGCGTCGGGCTCACCGAGCTGATGGCCGTCGAGCGGTACAGCCACGTGATGCACCTGTCCTCGGAGGTCCGCGGCCGGCTGCGCGAAGGCGTCGACGCGTGGGAGGCGCTGCGCGTGTCGCTGCCGGTGGGCACGGTCTCGGGGGCCCCCAAGGTGCGGGCCATGCAGATCATCGACGAGCTCGAGCCCGTGAAGCGGGGCCCCTACGGCGGGGCCGTCGGCCACGCCGGCTTCAACGGCGACCTGGACACCTGCATCGCCCTGCGGACGATGGTGGTGCTGCCGCCGCGGCGTCGGGGGGGGCCCTGGCGCGTGCACCTGCAGGCCGGCGGCGGCGTCGTCGCCGACTCCGACCCCGACGCCGAGCACCAGGAGACCCTCAACAAGGCCGCCGGCCTGCTCGAGGCCGTGCGGCTGGCGGAGCGCCTTTTCGGCGGGAGCGACCCGCCACCGGCCGATGACCCGGCCGCATGA
- a CDS encoding TorF family putative porin: MASLTKLPLLSGAAAAAVAAALTSTGGAAAQETEMVEDINNGAISWTLGSDIVSKYVFRGYEIQEDGIIVQPYAEFTAGIADGIDVYAGIWNSTGTETNGDNNEHWLEADIYAGVSIGEAVLGAPIAIDVSYVNYTSPNDTFGQYEELDFFVGYDDSDNPISVAPYALLAIEFDTEAAGDDDNIYLELGGEFEMQVVDNAQYPVGLTVPVKLGLSLDEYYVDDEGDNEFFGYLSVGANVGVPLSFIPREYGQWSAAAGLTLFLLNDNAVGLDDGENENFNIVGSVGFALEY; this comes from the coding sequence ATGGCCTCTCTCACGAAGCTTCCTCTCCTGAGCGGCGCTGCCGCCGCCGCCGTCGCCGCCGCCCTCACCTCCACCGGCGGCGCCGCCGCGCAGGAGACCGAGATGGTCGAGGACATCAACAACGGCGCCATCAGCTGGACGCTGGGCAGCGACATCGTGTCGAAGTACGTCTTCCGGGGCTACGAGATCCAGGAGGACGGCATCATCGTCCAGCCCTACGCCGAGTTCACCGCCGGCATCGCCGACGGCATCGACGTCTACGCGGGCATCTGGAACTCCACCGGCACCGAGACCAACGGCGACAACAACGAGCACTGGCTCGAGGCCGACATCTACGCCGGCGTGAGCATCGGCGAGGCGGTCCTGGGCGCGCCGATCGCCATCGACGTCTCCTACGTCAACTACACCTCGCCCAACGACACCTTCGGCCAGTACGAGGAGCTCGACTTCTTCGTCGGCTACGACGACAGCGACAACCCCATCAGCGTCGCCCCATACGCGCTGCTCGCCATCGAGTTCGACACCGAGGCCGCCGGCGACGACGACAACATCTACCTCGAGCTCGGCGGCGAGTTCGAGATGCAGGTCGTCGACAACGCGCAGTACCCCGTCGGCCTCACCGTGCCCGTGAAGCTGGGCCTCTCGCTGGACGAGTACTACGTCGACGACGAGGGCGACAACGAGTTCTTCGGCTACCTCTCCGTCGGCGCCAACGTCGGCGTGCCGCTGTCTTTCATCCCCCGCGAGTACGGCCAGTGGTCGGCCGCGGCCGGGCTCACGCTGTTCCTGCTCAACGACAACGCCGTCGGCCTCGACGACGGCGAGAACGAGAACTTCAACATCGTCGGAAGCGTCGGCTTCGCCCTGGAGTACTGA
- a CDS encoding S49 family peptidase, whose translation MRPRLRLLLPLLLLNLLLLPGCIPSQVVVDLSGGRTGSIQTRVVDDGRWNSPKLALIDVTGTLADGAPGAGLLNGAGPNPVARFDAELSMAAADPAVAAVVVRINSPGGTVTASELMADRLTRFRRTTGKPVVAHLGAVATSGGYLLATAADGITAEPTAVTGSIGVIFQTVSAAEALGRWGISTDAITSGPNKDAGSPLSTLQPAQRETFEALVAEYADRFKRRVRAARPEATHAEEATDGRVFTGATAAAWGYADAAGGIADALAEARRRAGLARRSVDVVRYHPASAPVRGVLAAQPGASAAAAKPGAALARLEAAAALVSAGPCYLWLPGVD comes from the coding sequence ATGAGGCCGCGTCTCCGCTTGCTGCTCCCCCTGCTGCTGCTCAACCTGCTGCTGCTCCCCGGCTGCATCCCCTCGCAGGTCGTGGTCGACCTGTCCGGCGGCCGGACCGGGAGCATCCAGACGCGGGTCGTGGACGACGGCCGCTGGAACTCGCCGAAGCTCGCGTTGATCGACGTGACCGGCACGCTCGCCGACGGGGCCCCGGGCGCCGGGCTGCTCAACGGCGCCGGGCCCAATCCGGTCGCCCGCTTCGACGCGGAGCTTTCCATGGCGGCGGCCGATCCGGCGGTCGCGGCGGTGGTGGTCCGCATCAACTCGCCCGGCGGCACCGTCACCGCGTCGGAGCTGATGGCGGACCGGCTGACACGCTTCCGCCGCACGACCGGCAAGCCGGTGGTGGCGCACCTGGGGGCGGTGGCGACCTCGGGCGGCTACCTGCTGGCGACCGCGGCGGACGGGATCACCGCGGAGCCGACCGCCGTGACGGGCTCGATCGGGGTGATCTTTCAGACGGTCTCGGCGGCGGAGGCGCTCGGGCGCTGGGGGATCTCCACCGACGCGATCACCTCCGGGCCGAACAAGGACGCCGGGTCGCCGCTCTCGACGCTCCAGCCCGCCCAGCGGGAGACCTTCGAGGCGCTGGTCGCGGAGTACGCGGACCGCTTCAAGCGGCGCGTGCGGGCGGCGCGGCCCGAGGCGACCCACGCCGAGGAAGCCACCGACGGCCGCGTCTTCACGGGCGCGACGGCGGCGGCGTGGGGCTACGCCGACGCGGCGGGCGGGATCGCGGACGCGCTGGCGGAGGCGCGGCGGCGGGCTGGCCTCGCCCGGCGGAGCGTCGACGTGGTGCGCTACCACCCCGCGTCGGCGCCGGTCCGCGGCGTGCTGGCGGCGCAGCCGGGTGCGTCCGCCGCCGCCGCGAAGCCCGGGGCGGCGCTGGCGCGGCTGGAGGCCGCGGCGGCGCTGGTGTCGGCGGGGCCGTGCTACCTGTGGCTGCCCGGCGTCGATTGA